From one Bradyrhizobium sp. Ash2021 genomic stretch:
- the ubiG gene encoding bifunctional 2-polyprenyl-6-hydroxyphenol methylase/3-demethylubiquinol 3-O-methyltransferase UbiG: MAMQQNSPANMSGASTSTVDPAEVAKFSKLSDEWWDPRGKMAPLHKINPLRLTYIRDAACRKFERNVRSLNCLSGLRMLDIGCGAGLLCEPFTRLGAQVIGIDPSATNIAAAKLHADKGHLSIDYRCTTAEEMDVRERFDLVLAMEVVEHVTDVGVFLNRCTAMLKPGGMMVISTLNRNWKSFALAIVGAEYVLRWLPRGTHQWDKFVTPDELAQHLADNKLTITEQAGVVYNPLADKWNISSDMDVNYMVVAEGG, encoded by the coding sequence ATGGCCATGCAACAAAATTCTCCCGCCAACATGTCAGGCGCTTCCACCAGCACCGTCGACCCCGCCGAAGTCGCGAAATTTTCAAAACTGTCGGACGAGTGGTGGGATCCCCGCGGCAAGATGGCGCCGCTGCACAAGATCAATCCGCTGCGGCTGACCTATATCCGCGATGCCGCCTGCCGCAAGTTCGAGCGCAACGTCAGAAGCCTGAATTGCCTGTCCGGCCTGCGCATGCTCGATATCGGCTGCGGCGCCGGCCTGTTGTGCGAACCGTTCACCCGGCTGGGTGCTCAGGTGATCGGGATCGATCCGTCCGCCACCAATATCGCGGCGGCAAAGCTGCATGCCGACAAGGGCCATCTGTCGATCGACTATCGCTGCACTACGGCAGAAGAAATGGACGTGCGTGAACGCTTCGACCTCGTATTGGCGATGGAAGTGGTCGAGCACGTCACCGATGTCGGCGTGTTCCTCAACCGCTGCACGGCGATGCTCAAGCCGGGCGGGATGATGGTGATCTCGACGCTCAACCGCAACTGGAAGAGCTTTGCGCTGGCGATCGTCGGCGCCGAATACGTGCTGCGCTGGCTGCCGCGCGGCACCCATCAATGGGACAAGTTCGTCACCCCCGACGAACTCGCCCAGCATCTCGCTGACAACAAGCTCACCATCACCGAGCAGGCCGGCGTGGTCTACAACCCGCTCGCCGACAAATGGAACATCTCGTCGGACATGGACGTGAACTACATGGTGGTGGCGGAGGGGGGTTAG
- a CDS encoding PH domain-containing protein has protein sequence MGRYIDEILQPGEKVLYSTNAHWMFYLPAIAAWIVALILLILSRATTTEGVVLLCLSASAVVAVAALYWSAKAWFHRWTTETDVTNLRVIHKTGFITRKTFEMSLDKVESVDVNQSILGRILNYGDVTILGVGEGKQTISTIASPLAFRNSITAR, from the coding sequence ATGGGGCGTTATATCGACGAAATCCTCCAGCCCGGCGAAAAGGTGCTGTATTCGACCAATGCGCACTGGATGTTCTATTTGCCGGCGATCGCGGCCTGGATCGTGGCCCTGATCCTGCTCATCCTGTCCCGCGCGACGACGACCGAAGGCGTCGTCCTGTTGTGCCTGTCCGCCTCGGCCGTGGTGGCGGTCGCCGCGCTGTACTGGAGCGCCAAAGCCTGGTTCCATCGCTGGACCACCGAGACCGACGTCACCAATCTGCGCGTGATCCACAAGACCGGTTTCATCACACGCAAGACATTCGAGATGAGCCTCGACAAGGTCGAGAGCGTCGACGTCAACCAGAGCATTCTGGGCCGCATCCTCAACTACGGCGACGTCACCATCCTCGGGGTCGGCGAGGGCAAGCAAACCATCTCGACCATTGCCTCGCCGCTGGCGTTCCGCAATTCCATCACCGCGCGATAG
- a CDS encoding aspartate kinase: MGRLVMKFGGTSVANIDRIRNVARHVKREVDAGHDVAVVVSAMSGKTNELVEWSRDASPMHDAREYDAVVASGEQVTSGLLAIALQAIGIQARSWQGWQIPIRTSDVHASARILEVDGSEIVNRFKDRKEVAVIAGFQGINPQTNRITTLGRGGSDTSAVAIAAAIHADRCDIYTDVDGVYTTDPRVVPKARRLDKIAFEDMLELASQGAKVLQVRSVELGMVHNMPVFVRSSFDKPEDIDPHGTPPGTLICSEEEIMESHVVTGIAFSKDEAQISVRQIEDKPGVAASIFGPLAEANINVDMIVQNVSEDGKTTDLTFTVPASDYNRARDTITASKSRIGYARLDSATDVAKVSVIGSGMRSHAGVAAQAFKALAARNINIRAITTSEIKFSVLIDAAYTELAVRTLHTLYGLDQV; this comes from the coding sequence ATGGGCCGCCTCGTGATGAAATTCGGCGGTACGTCCGTCGCCAATATCGACCGAATCCGCAACGTCGCGCGCCATGTGAAGCGCGAAGTCGACGCCGGCCATGACGTCGCCGTGGTGGTGTCGGCAATGTCCGGCAAGACCAACGAGCTGGTCGAATGGAGCCGCGACGCGTCGCCGATGCACGACGCCCGCGAATACGACGCCGTGGTCGCCTCCGGCGAACAGGTCACCTCCGGACTGCTGGCGATCGCCCTGCAGGCCATCGGCATCCAGGCCCGCTCCTGGCAGGGCTGGCAGATCCCGATTCGGACCTCCGACGTCCACGCTTCGGCGCGGATTTTGGAGGTCGACGGCTCCGAGATCGTCAACCGCTTCAAGGATCGCAAGGAGGTCGCGGTCATCGCCGGCTTCCAGGGCATCAATCCGCAGACCAACCGGATCACCACGCTCGGCCGCGGCGGTTCCGACACCTCGGCGGTCGCGATTGCCGCCGCCATCCATGCCGACCGCTGCGATATCTATACCGATGTCGACGGCGTCTATACGACCGACCCGCGCGTGGTGCCGAAGGCGCGGCGGCTCGACAAGATCGCATTCGAGGACATGCTGGAACTGGCTTCCCAGGGCGCCAAGGTGCTGCAGGTGCGTTCGGTGGAACTCGGCATGGTCCATAATATGCCGGTGTTCGTCCGTTCCAGCTTCGACAAGCCCGAAGATATCGACCCGCACGGCACGCCGCCGGGCACGCTGATCTGCAGCGAGGAGGAAATCATGGAAAGCCACGTCGTCACCGGCATCGCCTTCTCCAAGGACGAAGCCCAGATTTCGGTGCGCCAGATCGAGGACAAGCCGGGCGTCGCCGCTTCGATCTTCGGGCCGCTGGCGGAAGCCAATATCAACGTCGACATGATCGTGCAGAACGTCTCGGAGGACGGCAAGACCACCGACCTCACCTTCACGGTGCCGGCTTCCGACTATAACCGCGCCCGCGACACCATTACGGCGTCCAAGAGCAGAATAGGCTATGCGCGGCTCGACAGCGCCACCGATGTCGCAAAGGTCTCGGTGATCGGCAGCGGCATGCGCAGCCATGCCGGCGTCGCGGCACAGGCGTTCAAGGCGCTGGCCGCGCGCAATATCAATATCCGCGCCATCACCACCTCCGAGATCAAGTTTTCGGTGCTGATCGACGCCGCCTACACCGAACTGGCGGTGCGCACCCTGCACACGCTCTATGGACTCGATCAGGTGTGA
- the ptsP gene encoding phosphoenolpyruvate--protein phosphotransferase: protein MRSASGGPRVLLRRLRETMAEQVSAQERLDKIVVLIAANMVAEVCSTYVLRVDNTLELYATEGLNRDAVHRTVMSAHEGLVGLVASEATPLNLSDAQSHPAFSFRPETGEEIYHSFLGVPILRAGNTLGVLVVQNRAKRTYVEEEVEALQTTAMVLAEMIASGELAALAQPGAEPAARHSLHKTGAILSDGIALGHVVLHEPRVVITNYIAEDLPKEIKRLDAALTKLRADLDRMLERGDVAEGGEHREVLEAYRMFANDHGWSHKLHEAVATGLTAEAAVERVQSDTRARMLRSTDPYLRDRLHDLEDLGHRLMRQLVGQDHAPSREQLPENAILIARAMGPAALLDYDRKRLRGLVLEEGTANSHVSIVARALGIPAVGEIPNAPGIADPGDAIIVDGTSGSIYVRPSAEIESAYAERVRFRARRQAQYAALRDKPCVTKDGQPVELMINAGLVIDLPHIDDTGSAGIGLFRTELQFMVGQSLPRTSDQLALYRTVLDAAGTKPVTFRTLDIGGDKALPYMETVIEENPALGWRAIRLGLDRPGLLRGQIRALLRAGGGRALKIMFPMISEVAEFDQAKGIVERELTYLRQHGHALPERIDVGTMVEVPALLYQMDELLKKVDFVSVGSNDLFQFLFAVDRGNAKVSERFDTLSAPILRALRDIVRKANAAKKAASLCGEMASKPLGALALIALGYRSLSLSATGHGPVKALILDLDAKKAEAMMMPLLDAPSGSVSIREKLIAFAEAEGLSL, encoded by the coding sequence ATGCGGAGCGCGTCGGGAGGCCCCCGCGTCTTGTTAAGACGGCTCCGCGAAACCATGGCGGAGCAGGTCTCGGCCCAGGAGCGGCTGGACAAGATCGTGGTGCTGATCGCGGCCAACATGGTCGCCGAGGTCTGCTCGACCTATGTGCTGCGCGTCGATAACACGCTCGAACTCTACGCCACCGAGGGTCTGAACCGCGACGCCGTGCACAGGACGGTGATGAGCGCGCATGAAGGCCTGGTCGGCCTGGTCGCCAGCGAGGCGACACCGCTCAATCTGAGCGACGCGCAAAGCCATCCGGCGTTCTCGTTCCGCCCGGAGACCGGCGAAGAAATCTACCATTCCTTCCTGGGCGTGCCGATCCTGCGCGCCGGCAACACGCTCGGCGTGCTGGTGGTGCAGAACCGCGCCAAGCGCACTTACGTCGAGGAAGAGGTCGAGGCGCTGCAGACCACCGCGATGGTGCTGGCGGAGATGATCGCCTCCGGCGAACTGGCCGCGCTGGCGCAGCCCGGCGCCGAGCCCGCGGCGCGGCACTCCCTGCACAAAACCGGGGCGATCCTGTCCGACGGTATCGCGCTCGGCCATGTGGTGCTGCACGAGCCCCGCGTCGTCATCACCAATTACATCGCCGAAGACCTGCCGAAGGAAATCAAGCGGCTGGATGCCGCCCTCACCAAGCTGCGCGCCGATCTCGACCGCATGCTGGAGCGCGGCGACGTCGCCGAGGGCGGCGAACACCGCGAGGTGCTGGAAGCCTACCGCATGTTCGCCAACGATCACGGCTGGTCGCACAAGCTGCATGAGGCGGTCGCCACCGGCCTGACCGCGGAAGCTGCCGTCGAACGCGTGCAGTCCGACACCCGCGCGCGCATGCTGCGTTCGACCGACCCCTATTTGCGCGATCGCCTGCACGACCTCGAGGATCTCGGCCACCGGTTGATGCGGCAACTGGTCGGCCAGGATCATGCGCCCTCGCGCGAGCAGCTTCCCGAAAACGCCATTTTGATCGCGCGCGCGATGGGCCCCGCGGCGCTGCTCGACTATGACCGCAAGCGGCTGCGCGGCCTGGTGCTGGAGGAAGGCACCGCCAACTCCCACGTCTCGATCGTGGCGCGCGCGCTCGGCATTCCCGCCGTCGGCGAAATACCCAACGCGCCCGGGATCGCCGACCCCGGCGACGCCATCATCGTCGACGGCACCTCGGGCTCGATCTACGTCCGCCCCTCGGCCGAGATCGAATCGGCCTATGCCGAGCGGGTGCGGTTCCGGGCCCGGCGGCAGGCGCAATATGCAGCGTTGCGCGACAAGCCCTGCGTGACCAAGGACGGCCAGCCGGTCGAACTGATGATCAATGCCGGCCTCGTGATCGACCTGCCGCATATCGACGATACCGGCAGCGCCGGCATCGGCCTGTTCCGCACCGAACTGCAATTCATGGTCGGCCAGAGCCTGCCGCGGACCAGCGACCAGCTCGCGCTGTACCGCACGGTGCTGGATGCCGCTGGCACCAAGCCGGTCACGTTCCGCACCCTCGACATCGGCGGCGACAAGGCGCTGCCCTATATGGAGACCGTGATCGAGGAAAATCCCGCGCTCGGCTGGCGCGCGATCCGGCTCGGGCTGGATCGGCCGGGATTATTGCGCGGCCAGATTCGCGCGCTGCTGCGCGCCGGCGGCGGCCGCGCGCTGAAAATCATGTTTCCGATGATTTCCGAAGTCGCCGAATTCGATCAGGCCAAAGGCATCGTCGAGCGCGAACTGACTTATCTGCGCCAGCACGGCCACGCGCTGCCGGAACGCATCGACGTCGGCACCATGGTGGAGGTGCCGGCGCTGCTTTATCAGATGGACGAACTCTTGAAGAAGGTCGATTTCGTCTCGGTCGGGTCGAACGATCTGTTCCAGTTCCTGTTCGCGGTCGATCGCGGCAACGCAAAAGTTTCCGAACGGTTCGATACCCTGTCGGCGCCGATCCTGCGCGCGCTGCGCGACATCGTGCGCAAGGCCAACGCGGCGAAAAAAGCTGCGTCCCTGTGCGGCGAGATGGCATCCAAGCCGCTCGGCGCGCTGGCGCTGATCGCGCTGGGTTACCGCTCGCTGTCGCTGTCCGCCACCGGGCATGGTCCGGTCAAGGCGCTGATCCTCGATCTCGACGCCAAAAAGGCCGAGGCGATGATGATGCCGCTATTGGACGCACCGTCCGGCAGCGTGTCGATCCGGGAGAAGCTGATTGCATTCGCGGAAGCCGAGGGGCTGTCGTTGTAG
- the prfA gene encoding peptide chain release factor 1 — translation MLPEAKLDILLAHHASLEAQLLGQLNSEKYVAITRELAELNPLIDAVKAYRAVRAEIVDTASLIADSAVDPEMRGMAEAELETLQARNTALEQQIRVALLPKDAMDDRNVVLEIRAGTGGDEASLFAGDLFRMYERFAGLQGWKVEVISASEGTMGGYKEIVAEVQGRGAFAKLKFESGVHRVQRVPDTETQGRIHTSAATVAVLPEVEDVDVDIKNDDLRIETMRAQGAGGQHVNKTESAIRITHIPTGIVVMMQDSRSQHKNRASAMNILRSRIYDAEQQRINAVRSADRKEKVGSGDRSERIRTYNFPQGRVTDHRINLTLYKLPQVIAGEALGELIDALTTEHQAAQLAAQGSAA, via the coding sequence ATGTTACCCGAAGCCAAACTCGATATCCTGCTCGCCCATCACGCCTCCCTCGAAGCCCAGCTGCTTGGGCAGCTCAATTCCGAGAAATACGTTGCCATCACGCGCGAGCTTGCCGAACTCAATCCGCTGATCGATGCCGTCAAGGCCTATCGCGCCGTCCGGGCCGAGATCGTCGATACCGCGAGCTTGATCGCGGACTCCGCGGTTGATCCCGAGATGCGCGGCATGGCGGAGGCCGAGCTCGAGACGCTGCAGGCCCGCAACACCGCGCTCGAGCAGCAGATCCGCGTCGCGCTATTGCCCAAGGACGCGATGGACGACCGCAACGTGGTGCTGGAAATCCGCGCCGGCACCGGCGGCGACGAGGCCTCCCTGTTCGCCGGCGACCTGTTCCGGATGTATGAGCGTTTTGCCGGCCTGCAGGGCTGGAAGGTCGAGGTGATCTCCGCCAGCGAAGGCACCATGGGCGGCTACAAGGAAATCGTCGCCGAGGTGCAGGGCCGCGGCGCATTCGCAAAGCTGAAATTCGAATCCGGCGTGCACCGGGTGCAGCGCGTGCCCGACACCGAGACGCAGGGGCGGATTCACACCTCGGCGGCGACGGTTGCGGTCCTGCCCGAGGTCGAGGATGTCGACGTCGATATCAAGAACGACGATTTGCGGATCGAAACCATGCGCGCGCAGGGCGCCGGCGGCCAGCACGTCAACAAGACCGAATCGGCGATCCGCATCACCCACATTCCGACCGGCATCGTGGTGATGATGCAGGACAGCCGTTCGCAGCACAAGAACCGCGCTTCGGCCATGAACATCCTGCGCTCGCGCATCTATGACGCCGAGCAGCAGCGCATCAACGCGGTGCGCTCGGCAGATCGCAAGGAGAAAGTGGGTTCCGGCGACCGCAGCGAGCGCATCCGCACCTACAACTTCCCGCAAGGGCGCGTCACCGACCACCGCATCAATCTGACGCTCTACAAGTTGCCGCAGGTGATCGCGGGCGAAGCGCTGGGAGAGCTGATCGACGCGCTGACCACCGAGCATCAGGCCGCCCAGCTCGCTGCCCAGGGCTCCGCGGCGTGA
- the prmC gene encoding peptide chain release factor N(5)-glutamine methyltransferase — MTDTLAGRTVEAARRALTARFRSGGIDSAELDARMLVGAVLGLDLTGMITAADRLLDCGEALRLEDFTRRRLAGEPVARILGHKEFWGLPLQLSRATLVPRPDTETVVELALEMLRNDGALHRPLRIADLGTGSGAILLALLSELPQAHGFGTDISAEALQTAGANAARARLADRATFVACDYATGLSGPFDLIVSNPPYIRAADIAGLAAEVRDYDPRAALDGGADGLDAYRALIPQAAGLLAPGGALVVEAGQGQSGPIQGLMTAAGLAPAGAPKADLAGIQRAVAGRKTPR, encoded by the coding sequence ATGACCGACACCCTCGCCGGCCGAACCGTCGAAGCCGCGCGGCGCGCGCTCACCGCGCGGTTCAGATCCGGCGGCATCGATTCCGCCGAACTCGATGCGCGAATGCTGGTCGGCGCGGTTCTCGGCCTCGACCTCACCGGCATGATCACGGCAGCGGACCGCCTTCTCGACTGCGGCGAAGCGCTTCGTCTGGAAGATTTCACGCGCCGCCGTCTCGCCGGCGAGCCGGTCGCGCGGATCCTCGGCCACAAGGAATTCTGGGGCCTGCCGCTGCAACTCTCGCGCGCGACGCTGGTGCCGCGGCCCGACACCGAAACGGTAGTCGAACTGGCGCTGGAGATGTTGCGCAACGACGGCGCCTTACATCGTCCGTTGCGCATCGCCGATCTCGGCACCGGCTCCGGCGCGATCCTGCTGGCGCTGTTGTCGGAGTTGCCGCAGGCCCACGGGTTCGGCACCGACATCTCGGCGGAAGCGCTGCAGACCGCCGGCGCCAATGCCGCGCGCGCCCGGCTCGCCGATCGCGCAACGTTCGTGGCCTGCGATTATGCAACCGGGCTCTCCGGCCCGTTCGACCTGATCGTGTCCAACCCGCCCTATATCCGCGCCGCGGATATTGCAGGCCTCGCCGCCGAGGTCAGGGATTACGACCCGCGCGCCGCGCTCGACGGCGGCGCCGACGGGCTTGACGCCTACCGGGCGCTGATCCCGCAGGCCGCGGGTCTTCTGGCGCCGGGTGGCGCGCTGGTTGTGGAGGCCGGACAGGGCCAAAGCGGCCCGATCCAGGGCTTGATGACGGCGGCGGGATTAGCGCCCGCAGGCGCCCCAAAAGCCGACCTGGCGGGCATCCAGAGGGCCGTCGCCGGCCGCAAAACGCCCCGATAA
- a CDS encoding DUF4167 domain-containing protein encodes MRNGQNNKRMRNRNNNNNNNNNNNRRGQNPMTRVFESNGPDIKIRGTASHVAEKYVQLARDARSSGDPVAAENYYQHAEHYFRLIAAAQEQFRQNQPQPRTDNEMPAEEGDDEGESFSHFGQEPGFVPQQPQPYVRDNNPRDNNQREGQPYQPRDQQPREHYRDRDREHRPQPQYQPPQPQPQPVIADAGGVDRLPSFITGPQPQVNGAPGGFEGNGGGERFPRRRRRPHGPRPEGVAAPAAPSEDFNPGNE; translated from the coding sequence ATGAGAAACGGTCAGAACAACAAGCGGATGCGTAACCGGAACAACAACAATAATAATAACAACAACAATAACCGGCGCGGTCAAAACCCGATGACCCGGGTGTTCGAATCCAACGGACCGGACATCAAGATTCGCGGCACCGCGTCCCACGTTGCGGAAAAATACGTTCAGCTGGCGCGCGACGCGCGCTCGTCCGGCGATCCGGTCGCCGCCGAGAACTACTACCAGCATGCCGAGCATTATTTCCGCCTGATTGCCGCTGCCCAGGAGCAGTTCCGGCAGAACCAGCCGCAGCCGCGCACCGACAATGAAATGCCCGCCGAGGAAGGCGACGACGAGGGCGAGAGCTTCTCGCATTTCGGCCAGGAGCCGGGCTTCGTTCCACAGCAGCCGCAGCCCTACGTTCGCGACAACAATCCGCGCGACAACAATCAGCGTGAAGGCCAGCCCTACCAGCCGCGCGACCAGCAGCCGCGCGAACATTATCGCGATCGTGATCGCGAGCATCGTCCGCAGCCACAATATCAGCCGCCGCAGCCCCAGCCGCAGCCGGTGATTGCCGATGCCGGCGGGGTCGATCGTCTGCCGTCGTTCATCACCGGCCCGCAGCCGCAGGTGAATGGCGCCCCCGGCGGGTTCGAAGGCAATGGCGGCGGAGAGCGCTTCCCGCGCCGTCGCCGCCGGCCGCACGGCCCGCGCCCCGAAGGCGTGGCCGCACCGGCGGCACCGAGCGAAGATTTCAATCCGGGGAATGAATAA
- a CDS encoding methyltransferase domain-containing protein, with translation MTIDVIDLRDFYSQRLGIVARQLINRGIRARWPNADGQRVLGLGYPTPYLGLFREDSERCIAFMPAAQGVLKWPTARPALATLIDEFSMPLPDAAVDRILLVHALEMSDDPERLLREVWRVLAPSGRLIAVIPNRRGVWTRTDNTPFGHGRPYSRAQITQLLRQTWFTPTAWGEALFLPPVGKGWFLRSAMAWERVGAALSLPFAGVHIVEATKQVYRAIPAQRERARLIPSLQPVLVPTSTATRG, from the coding sequence ATGACCATCGATGTCATCGACCTCCGTGATTTCTACTCGCAGCGCCTCGGCATCGTGGCGCGGCAGCTGATCAACCGCGGCATCCGGGCGCGATGGCCCAATGCGGACGGCCAGCGCGTGCTCGGGCTTGGCTATCCGACGCCCTATCTCGGCCTGTTTCGCGAGGATTCGGAACGCTGCATCGCTTTCATGCCGGCGGCGCAGGGCGTGCTGAAATGGCCGACGGCGCGGCCGGCGCTGGCGACCCTGATCGATGAATTCTCGATGCCGCTTCCGGATGCCGCGGTCGACCGCATCCTGCTGGTGCATGCGCTGGAAATGTCCGACGATCCGGAGCGGTTGCTGCGCGAGGTGTGGCGCGTGCTGGCGCCGTCCGGCCGGCTGATCGCGGTGATTCCAAACAGGCGCGGGGTGTGGACCCGCACCGACAACACGCCATTCGGTCACGGCCGGCCCTATTCGCGCGCGCAGATCACGCAATTGCTGCGGCAGACCTGGTTCACGCCGACGGCGTGGGGCGAGGCGCTGTTCCTGCCGCCGGTCGGGAAAGGCTGGTTCCTGCGCTCGGCCATGGCGTGGGAGCGCGTTGGCGCGGCGCTGTCGCTGCCGTTCGCCGGCGTGCATATCGTGGAAGCGACCAAGCAGGTCTATCGCGCGATCCCCGCACAGCGCGAACGCGCGCGGCTGATTCCGTCGCTGCAGCCAGTGCTGGTGCCGACGTCAACGGCGACGCGGGGATAA
- the gloB gene encoding hydroxyacylglutathione hydrolase, which yields MVAEIRTFTCLNDNFGYLIHDPATQATASIDAPEAGPIIKALEREGWTLTDILVTHHHHDHVGGVAELKQKYRCRVVAPHDKSARIANVDLRAAHGDVVKVGGLLARVLETPGHTLDHISYVFDGEKALFAADTLFSIGCGRVFEGTYPMMWDSLLKLRALPDDFKLYCGHEYTAANVKFALSVDSDNAALKARAEEVTRLRAANQPTIPTLLGDEKKANVFLRADDPSVAAKLHMKGANAADVFGELRERKNKS from the coding sequence ATGGTCGCGGAAATTCGTACTTTCACCTGCCTCAACGACAATTTCGGCTATTTGATCCACGATCCCGCGACCCAGGCGACCGCATCGATCGACGCGCCGGAGGCCGGTCCCATCATCAAGGCGCTGGAGCGCGAAGGCTGGACGCTGACCGATATCCTGGTCACCCACCATCATCACGACCATGTCGGCGGCGTCGCCGAGCTGAAGCAGAAATATCGTTGCCGCGTCGTGGCGCCGCACGACAAATCCGCCAGGATCGCCAATGTCGACCTGCGCGCCGCCCATGGCGACGTGGTCAAGGTCGGCGGCCTGCTGGCGCGGGTGCTGGAAACCCCGGGCCATACGCTCGATCACATCTCCTACGTCTTCGACGGCGAGAAGGCACTGTTTGCCGCCGACACCCTGTTCTCGATCGGCTGCGGCCGGGTGTTCGAGGGCACCTATCCGATGATGTGGGATTCGCTGTTGAAGCTGCGCGCCTTGCCCGACGATTTCAAACTGTATTGCGGCCACGAATATACCGCGGCCAACGTCAAATTCGCGCTGTCGGTCGATTCGGATAATGCCGCGCTGAAAGCGCGCGCCGAGGAAGTAACGCGGCTGCGCGCCGCCAACCAGCCGACGATCCCGACGCTGCTCGGCGACGAGAAGAAGGCCAACGTGTTCCTGCGCGCGGACGATCCGTCGGTCGCCGCCAAGCTGCACATGAAGGGCGCCAATGCCGCCGACGTGTTCGGCGAATTGCGCGAACGCAAGAACAAATCCTGA
- a CDS encoding cupin domain-containing protein, producing MALPLAATDIIARLGLRPHPEGGHFRETFRDARTDADGRSRSTAIYFLLARGERSHWHRIDAVEVWHYYAGSALTLKTADDDGQWSFRLGPDLAAGELPQAIVPPDTWQSAVSSGDWTLVGCTVAPGFDFATFELAPKDWEPT from the coding sequence ATGGCGCTTCCGCTGGCGGCTACCGACATCATCGCGCGGCTTGGATTGCGGCCGCATCCGGAAGGCGGGCACTTTCGCGAGACGTTCCGCGATGCGCGCACCGACGCCGATGGACGTTCGCGCTCCACCGCGATCTATTTCCTGCTGGCGCGCGGCGAGCGCTCGCACTGGCATCGCATCGACGCGGTGGAAGTCTGGCATTATTACGCCGGCAGCGCACTGACATTGAAGACTGCGGATGACGACGGGCAGTGGAGTTTCAGGCTCGGCCCGGATCTCGCGGCCGGCGAATTGCCACAGGCCATCGTGCCGCCGGACACCTGGCAATCCGCCGTAAGCAGCGGCGACTGGACTCTGGTCGGATGTACGGTCGCGCCCGGATTTGATTTCGCGACGTTCGAGCTGGCGCCGAAGGACTGGGAGCCGACGTGA
- a CDS encoding EamA family transporter, translated as MTPRTATLIGLTAILMWSLLSVMTVATGKIPAFQLAAMTFAIGAAVAFISFIWRPAAFGALRQPLVAWVVGVGGLFGYHALYFLALRFAPPAEAGLLNYLWPLLIVLFSSLLPGERLAPHHIIGALLGLAGTVLLFAGNSGGGFAPGQIPGLAAAFVAAFVWAAYSVMSRKLKAVPTDAVAGFCLATAVLAAIVHGLVETTIWPETTTQWLAIIGLGVGPVGAAFFAWDIGMKRGDIRVLGAASYATPLLSTAFLILAGFAKPSATIAISAILIAGGGLIAAKDMVWKR; from the coding sequence ATGACCCCCCGCACCGCCACGCTGATCGGACTGACCGCAATCCTGATGTGGTCGCTGCTGTCGGTGATGACGGTTGCGACTGGAAAAATCCCGGCGTTTCAGCTGGCGGCGATGACGTTTGCGATCGGCGCCGCGGTCGCTTTCATCAGCTTCATCTGGCGGCCCGCAGCGTTCGGCGCGCTGAGGCAGCCATTGGTGGCGTGGGTCGTCGGCGTCGGCGGGCTGTTTGGCTATCACGCGCTGTATTTCCTGGCGCTGCGCTTTGCACCGCCGGCCGAAGCCGGGCTGTTGAATTATCTCTGGCCGCTGTTGATCGTGCTGTTCTCGTCGTTGTTGCCCGGCGAGCGGCTGGCGCCGCACCACATCATCGGTGCGCTGCTGGGATTGGCCGGCACGGTGCTGCTGTTCGCCGGCAACAGCGGCGGCGGGTTCGCGCCCGGCCAGATCCCGGGACTGGCTGCCGCCTTCGTCGCCGCGTTCGTGTGGGCGGCCTATTCGGTGATGTCGCGCAAGCTCAAGGCGGTGCCGACCGACGCGGTGGCGGGATTTTGCCTCGCGACCGCGGTGCTCGCAGCAATCGTCCATGGCCTGGTCGAGACCACGATCTGGCCGGAAACCACGACGCAGTGGCTGGCGATCATCGGGCTCGGCGTCGGTCCAGTGGGGGCAGCCTTCTTTGCCTGGGACATCGGCATGAAACGCGGCGACATCCGCGTGCTGGGCGCCGCGTCCTACGCCACCCCGCTGCTCTCGACCGCGTTTCTGATTCTCGCCGGCTTTGCCAAGCCGAGTGCCACGATCGCGATATCAGCGATCCTGATCGCCGGCGGCGGATTGATCGCAGCGAAGGATATGGTCTGGAAGCGCTGA